The Rahnella aquatilis CIP 78.65 = ATCC 33071 genomic sequence TATTAATCTGTTTCGCTGCAGAATCAGTCAGGCTAACGCCTTGCCATACGTTGTCGTCTAAAGAGAAAGAGCCGACAGTTTCAGTTTGCATCTGTCTTACCTCATAATTTTACGGTCATAGACAAGACCTATTGTCTCTATTCTAGTGATAACATTAATCACTTCAACCTCTTGTTTTAAGAGGGTATAGCAATGGCACACGGGGAAAGACACTCAATGTGCATTGTCTTTACATCCGGCCGCTGGCGGGTCTTGAACACCGCAACCATCAACTGATTGAATAAGTTGTCAATTTTTTGTTAAAAATTGAAATAAACCTCATAAAAAGTAAGGTTTAATAGCTTTCATTGTATCTATTATAAAACATTCATCGGAAATGCCTATTTATGAATTAGCCATATTCGGCGAATTAAAGCTCTTTTTGCTTACGGGCTTAAGCGCAACATAATGAAAAAAACCGCATGAAAACGTTGATCCGGCGATTTTTTGCCAATATGATGCTTATTATTTGATAATGATTATCATTCAGATAACCCGGAATACTGAGAATGACTCAATCGGTAAATGCGTGGTTGCAAAGCAAGATCGACGAATATAAATCGAGTGTCCGCGATGCCACCGTGGATTTTTATATGGCGGATGCCGCCTTACGTCGCCCTGATGCCCATCTTTGCCAGCTCAAACGCTTCAACAGCATTTGTCTGGATATGGCCAATCTGTGCCTGCAAAACGGGGATGATCACAGTTATCTTCATGCGTTATGCAAATTGCATAACCGCCTGATCCTGGAAATCAACAGCGTGGTTCGGTGTGAACTCTTCCGTGTTCAGAGTTACCATTTTGCGCGGCACACGTTAAAACTCATTTGTCAGTATTATGCCATGATGGGCATCTGGGAAAAAGCAACGGCCTTTCAAACTGACTTCGCCAAACGCGTTCCTTTCCAGCTTTAATTTATTTTCAACGGGTTACTTTCCTTTATTAGGGCAAAAAAAAGCGGACACATTTATCATGTATCCGCTTCTCCGATATCTGACTGTATGATCAGGGCTGATTAATAGCCTGTATCAATGTTCGATCACCATGGTCGTCAGTCGCGACACACAGCAAAGATTGCCTTTCTGATCAAAAATCTCAATCTGCCACACCTGACTGCGGCGACCGGTACGTAAGGCACGGCAGACGCCACGCACGTACCCTTCCCGCGCAGACTGCATATGGCTGGCATTAATTTCCACGCCCACTACGGTTTGTTTTCCTTCACAGCATAAATAGCCCGCCATTGACCCTATGGTTTCCGCCAGAACAACGGATGCGCCGCCGTGCAGCAAACCAAAAGGCTGCGTCGTGCGCACATCTACCGGCATGGTCGCTTCGAGGAAATCCTCACCCAGTTTCGTAAACTCAATCCCCACATGCCCCACCATACATCCCTGGCTGCGCTGATTCATGGCTTCAAGCGTGGTGCTCCGTTTCCAGAATGACATAATGCTTCCTTATTAATTGTTAGGGGATGATTTCCAGCAGTGCCTGCAGCGGATGGCGAACGCCGTTGCCTTCGATTCGTTTTACCTGACTGCGGCAGGAATAACCGGTTGCCAGACAGCGCTGGCGTGGCAACCGTTGCAAAGAGGTATGCCAGGAAAGCTCATAAATCCCCAGTGAGTTTTCGAGATTTTTGGTTTCATGACCGTACGTGCCTGCCATTCCGCAGCAACCGACACTGATATTTTCCAGCTTAGCACCGTAGCGCGCAAAGATGTCGCTCCACTGTTTGCTGCTGTTCGGCAAGGCAGTACTTTCCGTACAATGTCCGAACAGATACCAGGACTCGCCACTTTGCTGTTGTGCCGGACGCTCAGCCAGCCAGGCGTCCAGCCATTCATGCACAAGCTGAACCTGGAACGAACCGCGCGTGTCACCGAGAATTTCCTGATATTCATCGCGGTAACACAATACCAGCGCAGGATCGACACCCACCATCGGCATTCCCAGCTGTGATACACGGTTAAGGAACAGCGACGTTTTCCTGGCTGTTTTGGCAAATCGGGTCAGGAAACCTTTTATGTGCTGCGCTTTGCCATTAGGTGAGAAAGGCAACAGAACCGGTTTAAGACCCAGTTTTTCAATCAGACGGATAAAATCAGCAACGACCTGTGCATCATAAAAACTGGTAAACGGATCTTGTACTACCAGCACGTACTCACCACGCCGTGCAGGCGGAATGGCTTCCAGTTGTTCAAGGGTCATTGTACTGGCGCGATGCCCTGATAACTGCTCGCGAAGCGTCGGAGAAGACAGCAAAGGCAAATCTACCATGCCGATACTTTTCCGGCTCATCTCACGCAACCAGGGCTGCCTGAGGAAAAAGTTGAACACTTTTGGGGCCTTGGCCATCAGGGGAGCGTAGCTTTCCACGCTCGCAACAAAATGATCGCGTGCCGGGCGCAGATAGCGCGTGTGATAAAGCTGCAGGAAACGCGAGCGGAAGCCCGGTACATCAATTTTTATCGGGCACTGCGTCGAGCAGGCTTTACAGGCCAGACAGCCGGACATTGCCTCTTTCACTTCATGTGAGAAATCATATTCGCCTTTATTGGCATGCCAGGTGTTGCGCGTACGCTCGATCAGGCTGCGGAAACTCATGCCTTTTTCCGGCAGCGCATGCTCAAGCGCCAGCGGATCGACACCTTGTTCCGACAATAAACGCAACCACTCACGTACCAGGCCCGCGCGACCTTTTGGTGAGTGGATACGGCTGCCGGTGATTTTCATCGACGGACACATCGGGCTTTTCACATCAAAGTTAAAGCACAGACCGTTACCGTTACATTCCATCGCACCGCGGAATGACTGACGGACTGCCAGCGGAATACGGCGATCCAGGGTTCCGCGTTTTGGCGCATCGACTTTCATCATCGGTTCGTCGCACTCAAGCGGCGCACAGATTTTGCCGGGATTCAGACGGTTATCCGGATCGAATACAGTTTTGATCCGGCGTAATTCATGGAACAGCGCTTCACCAAAAAATGCCGGACTGTATTCTGCACGGAAACCTTTGCCATGTTCTCCCCATAGCAACCCCCCGTATTTAGCAGTCAGGGCGACGACTTCATCGGAGATTTGTTTGAGTAATATCTCCTGCTGCGGGTCACACATGTCCAGTGCCGGACGCACATGCAATACACCCGCATCTACGTGCCCGAACATGCCATAACTGAGATGATGACTGTCGAGCAGCGCACGGAATTCGACAATATAATCCGCCAGATGCTGAGGAGGCACGCAGGTGTCTTCTGCAAACGGCAGCGGTTTAGCTTGCCCTTTTGCATTACCCAGCAGGCCAACAGCTTTCTTGCGCATCGTATAAATGCGCTCAATACCAGGCAGATCAGCGCAAATCTGATAGCCAATAACACCGCCCTCTTGATCACTTATCAGGCTATCAAGGCGTTCACACAACGCACTGACCTGAGTTTCAATCAGGTCGGCATCATCTCCGGCGAACTCAACAATGTTCAGCCCCTGCATGTCTTTGCCTTCAACATCCGTGATGTAATCACGAACGCTGTGCCAGACAATGTCTTCACGCGCCAGATTCAGCACTTTGGAATCCACGGTTTCAACCGACAGCGCCCTGGCTTCCACCATAAAAGGAGCGTTGCGTAACGCTGAGTTAAAGGAATCGTATTTGATATTGACCAGACGACGCACTTTGGGGATTGGCGTGATATTCAGACGTGCTTCGGTGATAAAGGCCAGCGAGCCTTCTGAACCGGTCAGGATGCGTGTCAGGTTGAAGGTTTGCAGATCGTCACTCAACACATGCCGCAGATCGTAACCTGTGAGGAAGCGGTTAAGTTTCGGGAATTTTTCAAGCACCAGCGCGCGGTTATCACGACAACTGTCCAGTACGGTGCGGTAAATCCGCCCGATGACCGAATCTTCTTCACCCAGCTTTTCCGCCAGCGCCGTCGGTATAGCAGTGGTATCCAGCATATCGCCACCGAGCACAATCGCACGAACACCGAGAACGTGGTCAGACGTTTTGCCGTAAACCAGCGAGCCCTGACCAGATGCATCGGTATTAATCATGCCCCCCAGCGTCGCACGGTTACTGGTTGATAACTCAGGCGAGAAGAAAAAGCCGAACGGACGCAGATAATCATTAAGCTGATCTTTGATAACCCCGGCCTCAACTTTAACCCAGCCTTGTTCCAGGTTGATATCCAGAATGCGGTTCATATGACGGGACATATCAACCACAATGCCACGGTTCAGTGACTGACCATTAGTCCCGGTACCGCCTCCGCGCGGCGTGAAAACAAGCGTTTTAAAACGTTCCTGCCCGGCCAGACGGGCAATCAATGCAACATCTGACGTTGCTATCGGGAATAAGACCGCGTCCGGCAGCAACTGATAGACACTGTTGTCCGTCGCCATCGTCAGCCTGTCGGCATAACTTGTTGTGACATCACCCGTAAAACCGTTACTTTTTAACGCGTCCAAAAAATCGAGCACCAGCTGGATGACACCCGGTGCCTGAGAAATCTGTGGGATCATTGAATTATGACTCTGTCTTTGTTGTATGCCTGGCGGGCCCGAGGCGACCTGCCGGATCTGCCGGGCAGATCCACCCTGTTCTTTATCTGGAATAAAAACTAACATACTTCGTTTTTAAGCGCTCCGTCTGGTTCATCTTTGTTGCAGATGTTTCATGACATGCCGCAAAAAGCACGTACGGCAGCAACGCCTTGCAACTAATTGTGTGGCGGGCTATCCAAAAGCAGCCGTATGTTCCATGCTTATTTTTAGCATGCTTTTTATGAAGATAGTGTTTGGAGGCACAGGGTTCGTGCCTGACTTCGTTTATCACATTGAGAAACATGAATGAATCTCCCAATTAAACGTTATGACTTGCCCCAGATTATGTTCGGGGTACTGTTTATCGCCCTGATGACGATCGCCAGTATCTGGATTGTTCAGCCTTTTATTTTGGGCTTCGCCTGGGCTGGCATGGTGGTTATCGCCACCTGGCCGCTGATGATAAAACTACAAAGGATCCTGTGGGGACGCCGTTTTCTCGCAGTCATTATCATGACACTCCTGCTGATCCTTTTATTCGTTTTGCCTATTGCCTTACTGGTCAGCAGTGCCATTGAAAATGGAGCGCCTTTGGTCGCTATTGCGAGCAATCCGTCTATATTGCACATGCCTGATTTCCACTGGTTAAATTCTATTCCTCTGGTTGGACATAAACTTTACATTGGCTGGCATGCGCTGATTAACGGTGGCGGTAACGCACTGATGGGCAAACTGCAGCCTTATGTCGGGCAAACTGCGTCGTGGTTCGTCGTCCAGGCCGGGCATCTTGGACGCTTCATTGTGCACTGTTCGCTGATGCTGTTATTCAGCGCCCTTCTCTATAGCCGTGGCGAACAGGTTGCGATGGGGATCCGTCATTTCGCCGTTCGTCTTGCCGCTGAACGCGGTGATGCTGCGGTTATTTTAGCCGGACAAGCAATTCGCGCCGTGGCGCTGGGTGTGGTTGTCACCGCAATTGTGCAGTCCGTTCTTGGCGGCATCGGGCTGGCAATCGCTGGTATTCCTTATGCCACTGTGCTGACTGTCGTGATGTTCGTGTGCTGCGTTGCGCAAATCGGGCCGTTGCTGGTGCTGATCCCTGCCATCATCTGGCTGTACTGGTCCGGCGACAATACCTGGGGCACCGTCTTGCTGGTATGGAGTTGTGTGGTCGGCTCTCTGGATAACGTGCTGCGCCCGGTTCTGATCCGCATGGGGGCAGATTTACCGATGCTGCTTATCTTGTCCGGTGTTATTGGTGGCTTATTTGCTTTTGGCATGATTGGCCTGTTTATCGGACCGGTCGTGCTGGCCGTCTCATACCGTCTGATTTCGCTTTGGGTTCATGAGGCTCCTGAGCCTGATATGAAACCTGAAGAAGCACTGAAAGCGCTGGATGAATAATTTCATTGCGCTTTAACTGACCACAGGCGTTGCCCTGGTAATTCAACCGGGCAGCGCCTTTTTCTTTATTCCCGCTTTTTTCCTGAATTACTCACACTCAACACTTCTTCTCATCAATTAGCATGAGAATAATACCTATTAGGAGAATTCTTACAGACTAAATACCTTGAGAAACTTAGTATTATTAACAGTTCGGATTTCAACCCACTGATTTATATACAAGCTTCCCCCTAAGCTGGTATATCCCAAATTGCTGTGTGTAGTCTTTGCCTGTCTTCTATGACGGGCTTTTTTTTTATTTCTTTACCTCATCCTTCTCTTTATCATGCAACCCGATACCCATTATTTTTTATTGCCGTAACTTATATCCGCGTAAAAAAAAGGCCGCCACATGAAAGTGACAGCCTTTAATGTCGGGCATTAGGAGTTTATTTACTTTTCAGCTAACGCCAGCCAGGTTTGTACAACGGTATCCGGATTCAGTGACAAACTGTCGATTCCCTCTTCCATCAGCCATTGTGCGAAGTCCTGATGATCTGAAGGTCCTTGCCCGCAAATACCGACATATTTCCCCTGTTTCTTAGCGGCTTTGATGGCCATCGATAAAAGCGCTTTAACGGCTTCGTTTCGTTCATCAAAGAGTTCAGAAACCACGCCGGAATCACGATCCAGCCCCAGCGCGAGCTGAGTCATATCATTAGAACCTATAGAAAAACCGTCAAAATGCTCAAGGAACTGATCTGCCAGTAAGGCATTTGACGGGATTTCACACATCATGATCACTTTCAGGCCATTTTCGCCCCGTTTCAGCCCCTGATTCGCCAGCTCTTTCACGACAGCTTCAGCCTGTGCCACGGTACGTACAAACGGGATCATCACTTCAACGTTGGTCAGCCCCATATCATTACGCACGCGTTTCATGGCCTCACATTCCAGCGCAAAACAATCACGGAAGCTGTCGGAGACATAACGACCCGCGCCACGGAAGCCGAGCATCGGGTTTTCTTCGTGAGGCTCGTATTTTTCGCCGCCGACCAGATTGGCGTATTCATTCGACTTAAAGTCGGACAGACGCACAATCACCCGTTTCGGCCAGAATGCTGCGCCAAGCGTTGCGATCCCTTCCGTCAGGCGTGCCACATAATATTCACGCGGGCTGTCATAGCCCTGAATCATCTTATTGATGGTTTCCTGCAATTCCGCCGGCTGCTGATCAAACTCCAGCAAGGCTTTTGGATGCACACCAATCATGCGGTTAATGATGAATTCTAAACGCGCCAGCCCGACACCTTCATTCGGCAGACAGGCGAAGTCGAACGCGCGATCGGGGTTGCCGATATTCATCATGATCTTCAGCGGTAATGTTGGCAGTTCATCAATTTCAGAACTCTGGACGGTGAAGTCCAGCTCATCCTGATAGACATAACCGGTATCGCCTTCAGAACAGGAAACCGTCACTTTCTGGTTTTCTGTGAGTTTTTCAGTGGCATCACCACAACCGACTACCGCAGGAATACCCAGTTCACGCGCAATAATAGCGGCGTGACAGGTACGGCCCCCGCGGTTGGTGACAATTGCCGATGCCTTTTTCATGATGGGCTCCCAGTCAGGATCCGTCATGTCGGTCACCAGAATATCACCCGCCTTAACGTGGTGCATTTCACTGATATCATGAATGATTTTCACCGGCCCGGCCCCGATGCGATGGCCGATAGCGCGGCCTTCAACCAGCACTTTGCTGCTGCCATTCAGCTGATAGCGTTCCATCACCTGACCGTTGGAACGAACCGTCTCCGGACGCGCCTGCACGATATAAAGGTTGCCGTTATGGCCATCTTTCGCCCATTCGATATCCATCGGGCGGCCATAGTGTTTTTCAATCAGTAATGCCTGACGGGCCAGTGACTGCACTTCGTCATCCGTCAGGGAGAAACGGGTGCTCAGTTCAGCAGGCACATCTTCAATCTGTACCTGTTTGCCATGTTCCTGGCTCGGCGCATATACCATGCGAATTTTCTTCGAGCCCATCGTGCGACGGACAATAGAAGGCTTATTCTTTTCCAGGGTCGGTTTATGTACATAAAATTCATCAGGGTTAACCGCGCCCTGAACGACCATTTCACCCAGACCATAAGCCGAGGTGATAAAGACCACCTGATCAAAACCAGACTCGGTATCAATGGTGAACATTACGCCTGCAGAAGCGAGATCAGAACGCACCATGCGCTGTACACCCGCAGAAAGCGCCACACCACGATGGTCGTAGCCCTGATGCACACGATAAGAAATGGCACGGTCATTAAATAAGGAAGCATAAACATGTTTCACGGCGGTCAGTACGGCGTCAAACCCCTGAACATTCAGGAAGGTTTCCTGTTGTCCGGCAAATGACGCATCCGGCATGTCTTCGGCTGTTGCAGAAGAACGCACAGCGAATGACGCATCAGGCTCACCGTCAGCAAGTTGCTGATAGGCCTCGCGGATGGATTTCTCAAGTTCAGGCTGGAATGGCGTCTCAATGATCCACTGGCGGATTTGCATGCCCGCCTGGGTTAATTGCCCGATATCGTCAACATCCGTTTTATCCAGCAACTCATGGATACGGTGGTTTACACCGCTCTGATCGAGAAAATCATTGAATGCCTGAGAAGTCGTTGCAAAACCATTTGGAACTGAAACACCCAGATCAGACAAATTGGTGATCATTTCCCCGAGGGATGCGTTCTTGCCCCCGACTTTATCAACGTCCTTCATACCCAGTTGGTTGTACCAGATAACATTGCGTAAATCGGGATCGAGATGAGCCATGAAACAATCCTTTCTTATTTATTTACAGTAAAAGTCAGTAGGCGTGCAAACCGGTTGTCGAGTCATTGTCAGCGACGCTTTTTCTGTCATTTAACAACGCTGTCATTTTGAGATTAGCATAATGCTCCATAAGAGATGGACAGGTGAATCGATCCAGCAAATCAAACTATTTTTGTTTAGGACAATTCCAGCGCAGCAAAAGGACGCGCGTGATGGAAAACAAGATTATTCCTTATGAATCAGTAAGAAGTTCTCGTTAGTTTCGCCACGGAATCAATGTTAACAGGGCTGCTGAAGTTAGGCTGAAGCAAATCAAAAAGCTGCGAGACATCGTGGAAAATTTAAAATAGCATTTCATTTATTACAGTCATTTTGCGCACTGT encodes the following:
- a CDS encoding D-2-hydroxyglutarate dehydrogenase YdiJ, whose amino-acid sequence is MIPQISQAPGVIQLVLDFLDALKSNGFTGDVTTSYADRLTMATDNSVYQLLPDAVLFPIATSDVALIARLAGQERFKTLVFTPRGGGTGTNGQSLNRGIVVDMSRHMNRILDINLEQGWVKVEAGVIKDQLNDYLRPFGFFFSPELSTSNRATLGGMINTDASGQGSLVYGKTSDHVLGVRAIVLGGDMLDTTAIPTALAEKLGEEDSVIGRIYRTVLDSCRDNRALVLEKFPKLNRFLTGYDLRHVLSDDLQTFNLTRILTGSEGSLAFITEARLNITPIPKVRRLVNIKYDSFNSALRNAPFMVEARALSVETVDSKVLNLAREDIVWHSVRDYITDVEGKDMQGLNIVEFAGDDADLIETQVSALCERLDSLISDQEGGVIGYQICADLPGIERIYTMRKKAVGLLGNAKGQAKPLPFAEDTCVPPQHLADYIVEFRALLDSHHLSYGMFGHVDAGVLHVRPALDMCDPQQEILLKQISDEVVALTAKYGGLLWGEHGKGFRAEYSPAFFGEALFHELRRIKTVFDPDNRLNPGKICAPLECDEPMMKVDAPKRGTLDRRIPLAVRQSFRGAMECNGNGLCFNFDVKSPMCPSMKITGSRIHSPKGRAGLVREWLRLLSEQGVDPLALEHALPEKGMSFRSLIERTRNTWHANKGEYDFSHEVKEAMSGCLACKACSTQCPIKIDVPGFRSRFLQLYHTRYLRPARDHFVASVESYAPLMAKAPKVFNFFLRQPWLREMSRKSIGMVDLPLLSSPTLREQLSGHRASTMTLEQLEAIPPARRGEYVLVVQDPFTSFYDAQVVADFIRLIEKLGLKPVLLPFSPNGKAQHIKGFLTRFAKTARKTSLFLNRVSQLGMPMVGVDPALVLCYRDEYQEILGDTRGSFQVQLVHEWLDAWLAERPAQQQSGESWYLFGHCTESTALPNSSKQWSDIFARYGAKLENISVGCCGMAGTYGHETKNLENSLGIYELSWHTSLQRLPRQRCLATGYSCRSQVKRIEGNGVRHPLQALLEIIP
- a CDS encoding hotdog fold thioesterase, with amino-acid sequence MSFWKRSTTLEAMNQRSQGCMVGHVGIEFTKLGEDFLEATMPVDVRTTQPFGLLHGGASVVLAETIGSMAGYLCCEGKQTVVGVEINASHMQSAREGYVRGVCRALRTGRRSQVWQIEIFDQKGNLCCVSRLTTMVIEH
- the ppsA gene encoding phosphoenolpyruvate synthase, which gives rise to MAHLDPDLRNVIWYNQLGMKDVDKVGGKNASLGEMITNLSDLGVSVPNGFATTSQAFNDFLDQSGVNHRIHELLDKTDVDDIGQLTQAGMQIRQWIIETPFQPELEKSIREAYQQLADGEPDASFAVRSSATAEDMPDASFAGQQETFLNVQGFDAVLTAVKHVYASLFNDRAISYRVHQGYDHRGVALSAGVQRMVRSDLASAGVMFTIDTESGFDQVVFITSAYGLGEMVVQGAVNPDEFYVHKPTLEKNKPSIVRRTMGSKKIRMVYAPSQEHGKQVQIEDVPAELSTRFSLTDDEVQSLARQALLIEKHYGRPMDIEWAKDGHNGNLYIVQARPETVRSNGQVMERYQLNGSSKVLVEGRAIGHRIGAGPVKIIHDISEMHHVKAGDILVTDMTDPDWEPIMKKASAIVTNRGGRTCHAAIIARELGIPAVVGCGDATEKLTENQKVTVSCSEGDTGYVYQDELDFTVQSSEIDELPTLPLKIMMNIGNPDRAFDFACLPNEGVGLARLEFIINRMIGVHPKALLEFDQQPAELQETINKMIQGYDSPREYYVARLTEGIATLGAAFWPKRVIVRLSDFKSNEYANLVGGEKYEPHEENPMLGFRGAGRYVSDSFRDCFALECEAMKRVRNDMGLTNVEVMIPFVRTVAQAEAVVKELANQGLKRGENGLKVIMMCEIPSNALLADQFLEHFDGFSIGSNDMTQLALGLDRDSGVVSELFDERNEAVKALLSMAIKAAKKQGKYVGICGQGPSDHQDFAQWLMEEGIDSLSLNPDTVVQTWLALAEK
- the ydiK gene encoding AI-2E family transporter YdiK, yielding MNLPIKRYDLPQIMFGVLFIALMTIASIWIVQPFILGFAWAGMVVIATWPLMIKLQRILWGRRFLAVIIMTLLLILLFVLPIALLVSSAIENGAPLVAIASNPSILHMPDFHWLNSIPLVGHKLYIGWHALINGGGNALMGKLQPYVGQTASWFVVQAGHLGRFIVHCSLMLLFSALLYSRGEQVAMGIRHFAVRLAAERGDAAVILAGQAIRAVALGVVVTAIVQSVLGGIGLAIAGIPYATVLTVVMFVCCVAQIGPLLVLIPAIIWLYWSGDNTWGTVLLVWSCVVGSLDNVLRPVLIRMGADLPMLLILSGVIGGLFAFGMIGLFIGPVVLAVSYRLISLWVHEAPEPDMKPEEALKALDE